The Chamaesiphon minutus PCC 6605 DNA window CAACGGGACGTTAAAAAAGGGATATCGGGATACATACGCCTCGATCGTCGAACATGGCGGTATATCCTACACGGGCATCGATATCGAACGCGATCGGATTGCTAGTTGTAATAGTTTCAAACCGCTCCAGCCGCGACTTGACAAAGAAGGAAAGTCAATTAAATACGAGCATCCAGCGAAAAAGCCTTGTAAGGCATTCTTACCCATAATCGATCTGGAAACATGGCAAGCGATCTCAGTGCGTGTAGGCGTGGCTTTACCTGCCGATCTAGTTACAAGGCAATGGCAATTGGTAGATATCGGCTCGGATGAATGGCGAAATGAATGCCAACGACTCAGCCTAGCATTTTTACAGTGGATTCGGGATGATTCAAGTATCCCTGTAACCACTACGGAAGGGGCAAAGAAGGCATTAAGTGGGATTAGCACTGGTGAGATTTGTATCTCGTTAACTGGAGTTTGGAATGGCTGTCCCGAACTGAATAAAGGCGAAAAGGATTACACATTAATTAACGATTTAAAGTTAATTTCTACCCCGAATAGAAGGATAAATATTGCATTTGACAAGGACAGCAAACCTAAAACGATAAATATGGTTCGTGCTGCAATTAAAAGATTCGCTGGTTTATTAATAGCAGCAGATTGTCAAGTATATTTAGCTGAATGGAGTAGCGATCGAGGTAAAGGCATTGACGATTTAATCTTTAACGATGGAGTCGAGGCATTCCGTCGTGTTATCGACAGTGCCAAACCGATCGAAGCAGCGGCAATAGAAGGTACTGAAGATGGGAAAAAGCCACATAAGTCAGTTGCAGAGCGGTTGTTGGAGATCGGGAGAACGGCTACTTACTTTCAAACTCCCGATCGAGTTGCTTATTCCGATATTACAATCTCTGGCAACCGTCACACTTATGCAGTTCGCTCCAGAGCTTTTAGGATGTGGCTGGCTGGAATGTATTTTAATGTCGAGGGAAAAGGAATTGGCTCTCAAAGGATGCAAGATACGCTCTCAACCCTAGAAGCGATCGCTCTGTACGGGAGGGATTCGGTAACTCGCGAAGTCCATCTTCGCATAGCCCAACATGAGGAGAAAATTTATCTCGACCTGGGGACTCCAGACTGGAAGGCGATCGAGATCGATGCTACTGGCTGGCGGATAATTAACGAACCTCCTATAAGATTCTGGCGACCAGATTCCCTTCAGGCTCTACCTTACCCAGCCCAAAACGGCACCTTAGATGAATTAAAGGATTTGCTCGATGTCGATGACCGCACCTGGACTCTCATAATTACCTTCGTTCTATTCTGTTTCTTCCCTAAATATCACAAGCCGATTCTGATTCTGCATGGCGAACAGGGCAGCGGCAAAACGACAATCGCCGAATTCCTCAAAAGCTTAATCGACCCAGGTAAGGCGGGTTTACTGCCTGCGATTAGTGACTTGCATCGACTGGCGATCGCGGCATCGCGGCGGTGGGTGATAGCTTATGATAACCTCTCTGGCATCAATGCCGAACAGTCCGACGCACTATGTCGGATTTCAACGGGTGGAGGCTTTTCAACTCGCACTCTCCACACCACAGATGAGGAAACAGTCTTTGAATTTACTCGACCGCAAATTATCACAGGTATCGATTCACTCGCAACGCGGGGGGACTTACTACAGCGTTCGCTGATGGTGTCTCTGCCCTCGATTAGTCCACAGCGGCGGAAAACCAGAGCAGCATTAGAAACCCAACTTAATGAGGCTAGACCGCGCATTCTCGGAGCATTACTTACCGCTCTGAGTCAAACGCTCAGGGCATTACCCGATACTAACCCCACCGAGCTACCGCGAATGGCTGACTTCGCCAAGTTTGCGCTCGCGAGTACCAAAGCGTTGGGATTGACGCAGACAGCATTTTTGGATGCTTATAACTCCAACCAGGAGGAAGCGCACGAAATCGCCACAGAATCTTCACCCATTGCTCAAGCAATTCTTCGATTGATGGAAACTCGCACGGTTTGGCAAGGCACGGCTGCTGAATTGTTGGCAGAGATCGAACCATTGACTCCAGAAAAAACATTGCGCTCTCGGCAATGGGCTGGCAACCCCCGCAGTCTGGGTAAGGCATTAACCAGGCTGGCACCCGACCTCAGAGGATTAGGAATTGATGTCGATTCGCTCCGTTCGGGAAAAGCAGGAACTCGAACGATTGTCTTAGAAAAACTTGCTAAGAAAATGTCAGAAAGGTCAGAAAGTTTATCCAGTAACAGTTCTAAGGCTGACATTAAGGCTGACATGAAAAGTGAGGCTGACGTTTCATATCAGCCAAATGTCAGCCAAAACGTCAGCCATGAAACCTTGATGCAGCAAGAGATCCAGCTATCGGCTGACATTACTGACATGGCTGACATTAAAAAAACAACAAATTCTAGCAATACGAGCGACAAATATGTCGCTCTATTCAATATTGGCGATCGCGTCAAGGCTGCCGATCCATACCATCGGCGCGGTGACGATCTGGGAGTAGTTAAGAAGATCGAGGGAGATTTTTACTCGGTCGAATGGGAGAGCGATCGCAAGTGTTATCGTTACACCATTGATGAGTTGGCGGCGATCGGATGATTTACCATCTCGGCTCATATCATAGATCGGGAGAATAAAATCGCAATTAGACCTTCAAGAGTAAGGCGTTAACCGATATTTTAAGGCTAGCTTTTTTTGCCTTGGGAAGATCGATCAGATTCAAGAGATCTACCTCAGTTAAGAACTCCATCAGAAATTGAGTATCCGGTAATTGGGATTTTTCGCCGTCGTTGTAGGCGCGTAATAGCTTTTCCACAACTTTGGATTCCTTCCAGCTATCCAATTTACCGATCGCAGTTTTGACGACTTTCGGTGAAATATCTGCTGGTAAGTCATTTAGGTGAAGCCGTTGTATCCGCTGTTGGATGCGACTGAGGCGTTCGGAAGCAGTCTTCACATCTGAGGTTGTCTCTTCGCGATCGAGATCGGCTAGATATTCCTGCTTGAGCTTGACTAACCGATCGTACAGTTCGGTTAATTCAGTTAGCGATCGCTCGCGGGGGATAACTCGACCGAGTGCGGGTGTTTGATTAGCGGTAGCGATCGCCAGTCCATAAGCATCTTTTTCGCCCGTTTTATCGTTCCAATAAATTGTCTGACGTTCCTCTATAATTAACTTGCCATTCGGATCGAAATAATCGATCGTTAGTGCGACTAACTGCTTAACTTCTCCCTCGCCTCCTGCACCTAACGCGATCGGATTAGCGAGATAATCTTCCCCCAATGCCCGAATTTTCTCGCTCACATCTTCCCGAAATAACAGTTCGTATTGGGTATACATACTAGGAGTCTGTTCTTGACGACTATAACAGTTTTCTTGCCAATTCTCCTGTTCTGTTTTGCGGACTTGGGCTAGGCGACCTAGAAAGTTTACATAATCGGGAAGGATAGCATCATCGAATAAAGTATCGCCATAAATTGAAGCTCCTAAATTACTTAAATCTCCCGAATTCTCACTGTCGATATTAAATCTATCGCCTACCAACTTTTTGTTTAAGTTCTTTAACCGACTGGCTTGGCGGAGGAGTTGACTTTCACTATTGGCATAATAGATATAAATCCGATCGGGATGGTGTTGTTTGGGTCTGTCGATCCGTCCGATCCGCTGTTCTAATACCATCGGATTCCACGGGAGATCGATATTAATTAGGTAGTCGGCATCCTGCATATTTTGTCCCACAGATAGGGTTTCTGAGCCGATTAAGACCATGATTTCCTCACTTTGGAGTGGACGATCGTTTGGTTCTCTACAGGTGGCTATGGGGGCAAATAAGCGGAATAATTCCTGACGTTTCATTCCTTTGTGCTTGATGCAATTTTTAGTTGCATTATGTGGTAAGAATTGTCGATCGTTACCAGACTCATCATCGGCTCGATAGTATTTCGTCGAACCGATCGCCATGCCGATTCCAGCTCGATCGATATCAGGTTTTTGTGCCATGTAGCGATAGTAATCCACCACTGTATCGGAGAAGGTAGAGATTAATAATACCTTTTTCCCCTGACGAATTAATTCTTGCACCTGGGCGGTAACTTGCGATCGCTTGTGGTCTTTAACAAATTCATATGCGAGTAGCTGTTGAATCTCCTGAAGTTCGATTAAATCAGCTTCGCAGTGACTCTGCATTAACTGGTAAATATCCTTAGCTTTACTGGGGTTAGCCTCCAAGTGATGAATAGCAATCTCGATCGATCTGCGTAATTGTTGACGTTTTTCTTGTTTTTCTTCCCCTTCTGATTCTTCCTCTTCTTCTGATTCTTCGTAGTCTTCATCTTCTGAGTCAAACACTCCAGCAGGGATCGCCGCCGGATTGACGAGGGTGTTAAATCCATAGTGGAGTAAGAGAAATTGCTCCAATCCACTGGCATCAGGCGTTACCGCATCCAAACGGGACTGCATCAACTCGATCTTGTTGCGGAAGTTAACGATCGTTCGGCGCAGGGCGTACATACTCGATTCTGCCCGTTGGAGGAAGAACCGTCGTTGGTTGGCAAGTAAGGAACGCTGTTCGACATTGCCGCTGAGGTATTTGATGGGATCGGCACTGGGAATAAATAAATCGGTTTCAAAGCGGGTGAAAATTCGATCGAGGGCGACTTCGGTATCGGGTTCAAAAATGACAGGTAGCCATTCGGCTTGGCGTTTGGCGTAGACATTGAGATCCGGCATGGCATCCCGCAACATCTGGCGGGTGCGTTGGAGGAAGATCTGACGGTAGGTGCGACGAAATAGGGGAGTATTATCGACAAATTGATTCACTCCCGTATCTCGCTTTTTGAACCAGTCAGAGACTTCGACGGGAAAATCCCACTCTTTGA harbors:
- a CDS encoding helicase-related protein, producing MLETVFNQQIRNQRPYYLPVGQPIKGIDGRYWLVFVHRDAEEATVVKRFFKRLVNGKQATHKLLCIDPHAAEIHTYLPKQSGDIPSPALLRTAGLDLIEKFLYLEEFTTDRTLWAGSFKEIEGIKRRYSLPAQLADYNQAIEQILERSTIYRRSTAYFDSGVLKLYEEPLKSIMRTEGKIRLLMDWQGFTKRDDVASLERLHDPEYRDLFIDRTLQEFVQTLDDTDFNSTELLAELVRLEFLQIKLIKMDSGRGIYHRKTGILSDNYNNHILHEGSDNFTRAAHSRNAESVTFFKSWEGNDRETIIDSIHDFDREWNKEDISFDLTQTFLQQVLLERDRRIQQNQPQIDTITPTELPPGETTAVIITGTNLDTVETIDLPDNDLIQIDIIDRTPTQIDAEITISPEYPPQAITEVRVKDKQGEYNITPTHPPQVKNAQQLPDFAEIDGFRAAAELILAGKYGQPQDFLYWLAQKQIQQFKITRSDLLDTLVDRGILFQHQKDGAQHCLMVMENFGVAVCADAVGLGKTRLAAAVARLYRQQTSTARIAIIAAQKLHLNWEREMSELGLEKNNHYGLFNKNRMSRRGQFIEDFTRFGADLVIIDEAHEGIRNDKNRIHKLCLELKERDSIAKRNRHYLLLTATPWNNRREDIYNILYPFLTRPEGFKEWDFPVEVSDWFKKRDTGVNQFVDNTPLFRRTYRQIFLQRTRQMLRDAMPDLNVYAKRQAEWLPVIFEPDTEVALDRIFTRFETDLFIPSADPIKYLSGNVEQRSLLANQRRFFLQRAESSMYALRRTIVNFRNKIELMQSRLDAVTPDASGLEQFLLLHYGFNTLVNPAAIPAGVFDSEDEDYEESEEEEESEGEEKQEKRQQLRRSIEIAIHHLEANPSKAKDIYQLMQSHCEADLIELQEIQQLLAYEFVKDHKRSQVTAQVQELIRQGKKVLLISTFSDTVVDYYRYMAQKPDIDRAGIGMAIGSTKYYRADDESGNDRQFLPHNATKNCIKHKGMKRQELFRLFAPIATCREPNDRPLQSEEIMVLIGSETLSVGQNMQDADYLINIDLPWNPMVLEQRIGRIDRPKQHHPDRIYIYYANSESQLLRQASRLKNLNKKLVGDRFNIDSENSGDLSNLGASIYGDTLFDDAILPDYVNFLGRLAQVRKTEQENWQENCYSRQEQTPSMYTQYELLFREDVSEKIRALGEDYLANPIALGAGGEGEVKQLVALTIDYFDPNGKLIIEERQTIYWNDKTGEKDAYGLAIATANQTPALGRVIPRERSLTELTELYDRLVKLKQEYLADLDREETTSDVKTASERLSRIQQRIQRLHLNDLPADISPKVVKTAIGKLDSWKESKVVEKLLRAYNDGEKSQLPDTQFLMEFLTEVDLLNLIDLPKAKKASLKISVNALLLKV
- a CDS encoding DUF3854 domain-containing protein codes for the protein MKYDYSILSEYFPESVIEEFYASAIEPKLCLLNAEFLNGDKAISELLGEVKIHNNNGTLKKGYRDTYASIVEHGGISYTGIDIERDRIASCNSFKPLQPRLDKEGKSIKYEHPAKKPCKAFLPIIDLETWQAISVRVGVALPADLVTRQWQLVDIGSDEWRNECQRLSLAFLQWIRDDSSIPVTTTEGAKKALSGISTGEICISLTGVWNGCPELNKGEKDYTLINDLKLISTPNRRINIAFDKDSKPKTINMVRAAIKRFAGLLIAADCQVYLAEWSSDRGKGIDDLIFNDGVEAFRRVIDSAKPIEAAAIEGTEDGKKPHKSVAERLLEIGRTATYFQTPDRVAYSDITISGNRHTYAVRSRAFRMWLAGMYFNVEGKGIGSQRMQDTLSTLEAIALYGRDSVTREVHLRIAQHEEKIYLDLGTPDWKAIEIDATGWRIINEPPIRFWRPDSLQALPYPAQNGTLDELKDLLDVDDRTWTLIITFVLFCFFPKYHKPILILHGEQGSGKTTIAEFLKSLIDPGKAGLLPAISDLHRLAIAASRRWVIAYDNLSGINAEQSDALCRISTGGGFSTRTLHTTDEETVFEFTRPQIITGIDSLATRGDLLQRSLMVSLPSISPQRRKTRAALETQLNEARPRILGALLTALSQTLRALPDTNPTELPRMADFAKFALASTKALGLTQTAFLDAYNSNQEEAHEIATESSPIAQAILRLMETRTVWQGTAAELLAEIEPLTPEKTLRSRQWAGNPRSLGKALTRLAPDLRGLGIDVDSLRSGKAGTRTIVLEKLAKKMSERSESLSSNSSKADIKADMKSEADVSYQPNVSQNVSHETLMQQEIQLSADITDMADIKKTTNSSNTSDKYVALFNIGDRVKAADPYHRRGDDLGVVKKIEGDFYSVEWESDRKCYRYTIDELAAIG